Proteins encoded within one genomic window of Candidatus Poribacteria bacterium:
- a CDS encoding phosphotransferase: MVLNGNNFEDLPEKEQVYRLRKLADAALEKFGFNQYRLTLLQHLVNTTFRLDCDRGRFLVRIHRARSRTAVASELAWLEALVHETTVSVQIPQRSLDGKMIVVGEQIGMPAPYPVTVLSWLEGQILPQDHRSPHHFYRLGQLVAKLHHHAQHWTPAFELDRPLYDSTSVLRTDNIFGEEAVTYKQLPEDVQEYLRRLHEQLQEVEQRFGKSPDQFGLIHSDLSFGNVLFTTEAVLPIDFDDCGFGYYLYDLAVILAGPWERPGFQQRCNALLHGYREICELPDEHLSLIPTLMAMRASSLGQWDRVKTLLHTSYVDL, translated from the coding sequence ATGGTCCTGAACGGTAATAATTTTGAGGATTTACCAGAGAAAGAGCAGGTTTATCGATTGCGTAAACTTGCTGACGCTGCGCTAGAAAAATTCGGTTTTAACCAGTACCGGCTCACCCTTCTACAGCATCTCGTGAATACGACGTTTCGTCTGGACTGCGATCGTGGACGATTTCTGGTGCGGATTCACAGGGCAAGGTCACGGACAGCAGTAGCGTCAGAATTAGCTTGGCTTGAGGCACTTGTTCACGAGACAACAGTATCTGTGCAGATACCACAACGTTCCCTCGATGGAAAAATGATTGTGGTAGGGGAGCAAATCGGGATGCCGGCGCCTTATCCGGTGACAGTTCTCTCTTGGCTTGAGGGGCAGATACTTCCTCAAGATCACCGTTCACCGCATCACTTTTATAGGCTTGGACAACTAGTTGCCAAACTCCACCATCACGCTCAACACTGGACGCCTGCTTTTGAACTAGATAGACCGCTTTACGATTCTACCAGCGTACTAAGAACCGATAATATATTTGGGGAGGAGGCTGTTACCTATAAGCAATTGCCAGAGGACGTTCAGGAGTATCTACGAAGGCTGCATGAACAGTTACAGGAAGTCGAACAGCGGTTTGGGAAAAGTCCCGACCAATTTGGATTGATTCACTCGGACTTGAGTTTCGGCAATGTACTCTTCACGACTGAGGCAGTTTTGCCTATTGATTTTGATGACTGTGGGTTTGGATACTATCTTTACGATCTGGCGGTTATATTAGCGGGACCTTGGGAAAGGCCCGGTTTTCAACAACGGTGCAACGCTCTTTTGCACGGGTATCGGGAAATTTGCGAATTACCTGATGAGCACCTTAGCCTAATTCCCACACTCATGGCTATGCGTGCTTCGTCGCTAGGACAGTGGGACCGAGTTAAAACTTTGTTACATACCTCCTACGTTGACCTTTGA
- a CDS encoding glycerophosphoryl diester phosphodiesterase gives MILTGHRGAAKLEPENTLLSMQKAIDLGVDQIEIDVHLTSDQHLVVIHDTTVDRTTDGQGAIADFTLAEVKQLDAGKGERIPTLQEVMDLVRGKVILQIELKGPDTAGPVIQAVIQNDMENAVLLTSFIHERLREARQLNPNLRLGALWADPPPDACEQAIDMGAEAIHIQHLNIDPPLVQQAHAHGLKIRAWNPDTVEEIQRVIDLGVDAIGSNRPDLLIAVGRS, from the coding sequence ATGATTTTAACGGGACACAGGGGCGCAGCAAAACTTGAACCAGAAAATACACTGTTATCCATGCAGAAGGCGATAGATCTCGGTGTTGATCAGATAGAGATTGATGTGCATCTCACAAGCGATCAACACTTGGTGGTCATCCATGACACCACTGTGGATCGGACAACCGATGGACAGGGGGCAATCGCCGATTTTACGTTAGCAGAAGTGAAACAGTTGGACGCCGGCAAAGGGGAGCGTATCCCCACGCTACAGGAGGTGATGGATCTGGTGCGTGGGAAGGTGATTCTCCAGATTGAGCTGAAAGGTCCCGACACCGCTGGGCCGGTTATCCAAGCAGTCATACAGAACGACATGGAAAACGCGGTGCTTCTGACTTCGTTTATCCATGAACGGCTACGCGAAGCGCGTCAGCTTAATCCGAATTTGAGGCTAGGCGCATTGTGGGCGGATCCACCTCCCGATGCGTGTGAACAGGCAATTGATATGGGTGCGGAAGCGATACATATCCAACATCTGAACATTGACCCTCCGCTTGTTCAGCAAGCACATGCACACGGTCTCAAGATTCGTGCGTGGAATCCTGACACGGTTGAGGAGATACAGCGTGTTATCGATCTGGGGGTTGACGCCATTGGATCGAATCGTCCGGATCTGTTAATTGCGGTTGGACGCTCGTGA
- a CDS encoding redoxin domain-containing protein, whose amino-acid sequence MPRKNKILNIGDKAPLFTLISVQRETVSLESYLGQQPVILAFFRGTW is encoded by the coding sequence ATGCCACGAAAAAACAAGATTCTCAACATCGGTGATAAGGCGCCGCTATTCACATTGATCTCTGTTCAGCGTGAGACCGTGAGTCTTGAGTCGTATCTCGGTCAACAGCCTGTCATCCTCGCCTTCTTTCGCGGAACGTGGTGA